In one window of Gadus chalcogrammus isolate NIFS_2021 chromosome 12, NIFS_Gcha_1.0, whole genome shotgun sequence DNA:
- the LOC130393390 gene encoding uncharacterized protein LOC130393390 produces MSNLTHIHQRVEEHEKSQLHRGCAEAYFLRSSRSTIQDLLMGPQMSLHREQVRRRRQVLERIIDVIKLIGKRGLSYRGRQKEAAYTLDDDTIDHGNFLEITVLLGKYDVCLKEHLTLCIEKSKQIHQSGSTKGRGALVTLLSKTTIDYIITTIQRLMKSAIAAEVRKSGMYSVQIDTTQDITAHDQCSVVIRYVTDTVHERLVAVTRCEASTGQYFAQLVNGVLVAMDLDVKQCIGNSTDGASNMQGQYKGFSALLSEKCPTQIHVWCYSHILNLVLTDTTQCVLASGSLFSLMNHIAVFFRESYQRMNIWEKESKDPRRRRLTSIGETRWWSKDAALTKVFGSFGKPDGALYFDVLHTLSAIQDGETINATARVNAQGYIGQLLKYETILTAQIFLRIFQVTSPVSKYLQTSGMDILTAHRMVATAEAELKEMTRDFQSIKTAADKFIQWANYKIGEESEETELEVETTLPQKRGRRKKSMPGERSRDEAVTDAEASYKIEVHNRIMDTVAGSMHQRFLKNGTLYADLALLDPKNFSQVISYGESFPEAALQELSKCLLPFDDRATEAELQSELKSLARQWDRLKSSVFDEYTTKTTEPGPEDAEDEAEIVYKKCSSCKDCPICCYRVLKQYNLLTDAYHIIGLAYRFLLTLSVTQVACERSFSTLKYIKNRLRSSLSQQHLEAFMLMATQTDVLQMLDSEKIIDGVAEKSELLQKLLIRPLTVRYARSIEWATRLLSGPRAVY; encoded by the exons ATGTccaacctcacacacatacaccagagAGTTGAAGAGCATGAGAAGAGCCAACTACACAGAGGTTGCGCTGAGGCATATTTTCTCAGATCTTCAAGAAGCACGATCCAGGACCTTCTCATGGGACCTCAGATGTCACTTCACAGAGAGCAAGTCCGCAGAAGGCGACAAGTGTTGGAGCGCATTATAGATGTAATAAAGCTCATCGGCAAAAGAGGTTTGAGCTACAGAGGCAGGCAGAAAGAGGCAGCATACACACTGGATGACGACACTATTGACCATGGTAACTTTTTGGAAATAACAGTTTTACTGGGAAAATATGATGTTTGTCTCAAGGAACACCTCACTCTCTGCATCGAAAAGAGCAAGCAGATTCACCAGTCTGGTTCAACAAAAGGTAGAGGTGCCCTTGTCACTCTCCTATCCAAAACGACCATCGActacatcatcaccaccattcaACGCCTCATGAAAAGTGCCATCGCTGCTGAAGTCCGGAAATCTGGAATGTACTCGGTCCAGATCGACACCACACAGGACATCACAGCCCATGATCAGTGCTCTGTTGTCATACGGTATGTGACAGACACTGTTCATGAGCGACTAGTTGCTGTGACCAGATGTGAGGCTTCCACTGGGCAGTACTTTGCCCAACTTGTGAATGGCGTGCTGGTGGCCATGGATCTGGATGTGAAGCAGTGTATTGGGAATTCCACCGATGGGGCCTCCAATATGCAAGGCCAATATAAAGGCTTCTCTGCATTGCTCTCTGAAAAGTGCCCAACACAAATCCATGTGTGGTGCTATTCACACATATTAAATCTTGTGCTGACAGACACAACACAGTGTGTGCTGGCAAGtggctctcttttttctcttatGAACCACATCGCTGTCTTCTTCAGAGAGTCCTACCAGAGGATGAACATCTGGGAAAAGGAGAGCAAAGACCCAAGACGCAGACGTCTCACCTCTATAGGAGAAACGCGCTGGTGGTCCAAAGATGCTGCTCTGACGAAGGTGTTTGGCTCTTTTGGAAAGCCAGACGGGGCCCTGTATTTTGATGTCCTTCACACCCTCTCAGCCATTCAAGATGGAGAGACCATCAATGCCACGGCGAGAGTAAATGCCCAGGGATACATCGGCCAGCTTCTAAAGTATGAAACTATACTAACAGCTCAGATCTTCCTGCGAATTTTCCAGGTCACTTCACCAGTTTCAAAATATCTTCAAACCAGTGGAATGGACATCCTGACAGCTCATCGGATGGTTGCGACTGCAGAAGCAGAGCTGAAAGAAATGACCAGAGATTTTCAGAGCATCAAGACAGCAGCCGACAAATTCATCCAGTGGGCCAACTATAAAAttggggaggagagtgaggagactgagctggaggtggagaccACTCTGCCACAGAAACGGGGAAGAAGGAAAAAATCGATGCCTGGAGAGAGGTCCCGAGATGAGGCTGTGACAGATGCCGAAGCATCATACAAGATTGAGGTTCACAATCGAATAATGGACACAGTCGCAGGAAGCATGCACCAACGTTTCCTCAAGAATGGCACTTTGTATGCTGATCTGGCACTTCTGGACCCAAAAAACTTCAGCCAGGTTATATCCTACGGCGAAAGTTTCCCAGAGGCAGCACTTCAAGAGCTAAGCAAATGTTTGCTGCCATTTGATGACAGAGCAACAGAGGCAGAGTTACAGAGCGAACTCAAAAGTCTGGCACGACAATGGGATAGGCTGAAGTCATCAGTATTTGATGAATACACAACAAAGACAACAGAACCCGGGCCAGAGGATGCTGAAGATGAGGCAGAGATAGTGTACAAAAAGTGCTCATCTTGCAAGGACTGTCCAATCTGTTGCTACCGAGTTCTGAAGCAGTACAACCTCCTGACAGATGCATACCACATCATAGGCCTTGCATACAGGTTCCTGCTTACCCTCTCTGTCACACAGGTAGCATGTGAGCGaagcttttcaaccctgaaatacataaaaaacagGCTCAGGAGCTCACTCTCTCAACAGCACCTGGAGGCTTTTATGTTGATGGCTACTCAAACAGATGTTTTGCAGATGCTGGACAGTGAGAAAATCATTGACGGTGTTGCAGAAAAGAGTGAGCTGCTGCAAAAACTACTCAT AAGGCCACTGACTGTTCGATACGCGCGATCCATTGAGTGGGCAACGCGGCTACTTAGTGGGCCGCGCGCCGTGTATTGA